Part of the Mycoplasmopsis columboralis genome, TTACAAAAACCAAATTACTTTCATGCACGTTCTTACACTTTGAAAGGATGAGTAACTTCAAATAGAGGTAACAAAAAAGTTAGATTTATTTCTGTAAATGATGGTACAACAATTAAATCAATGCAAGTAGTTTTCAAAGGAGATCAATTTGATTTCGAATTACTTGATAAACTTAAAAGTGGTTCAGGATTAGTTGTGGAAGGAATTTTAAAAGAAACTCCACAAGCACAACAACCAATTGAACTTGAAGCAACAAAATTAGTTGAATATTCAATTGCCCACGAAGATTATCCAATTCAAAACCAAGAAATGAAACTTGAAACTTTAAGAGACCTTCCTCATGTAAGACATAGAACCAATTTGCTTAGAGCAATTATGCTTGTACGTTCAACTTTAGCTCACGAAGTGCACCGTTACTTTATGCAAAGAGAGTTTTATTACATGAACTCTCCTATTATTACAAGCAATGACGGGGAAGGTGCTGGAGAAACTTTTGTTGTAAACGATGGTGAAAAAGAACCATTTTTTGGAAAAGATAAAAAAGCAACCTTAGGAGTTACTGGGCAACTTCATGGTGAATCTGCCGCACTTGGGATGAATAAAATTTATACTTTTGCACCTACTTTTAGAGCAGAAAAATCAAACACCAAAAGACATTTAGCTGAGTTTTGAATGATTGAACCTGAAGTAGCTTTTTATGACTTAAATCAGGACATCGCTTTAGCTGATGATCTATTAAAGGTTGTAATTAGAAATACAATGTTCAAAAATAAAGATGAGCTTCAGTACTTAAATGACACATTAGATAATAGTTTACTTGATCGTTTAAACGAATTTGTCAATACCCCTTTAAAAATTGTTGAATATACTCAAGCAATTGAAGATTTAGCTAAAGTTAAAGATATTTTCGAAAACAAAGACATTAAATTTGGGCTTGATTTAGCTACAGAGCATGAAAAATATTTAACCGAAGTGGTATATAAGGCTCCAATTGCCGTGATAAACTTCCCTAAAGAATTTAAGGCTTTCTACATGAAACAAAATGAAGATGGTAAAACTGTTGCTTCATTTGACTTACTTGTACCTGGAGTTGGGGAATTAGTTGGTGGTAGCCAAAGGGAAAATGACGTTAACAAGTTGCTTCAAAGAATTAAGGAGCTTGGTATTGATCAAGACGATCTTAAATGATATTTAGATCTAAGAAGATTTGGAAATACTGGATCAGCAGGTTTTGGAATTGGATTTGAAAGATTAGTAATGTATGTAACAGGAACCGAAAATATTCGTGATGTTATTCCTTATCCTAGAACAGCAGGAAATATTAGAATGTAAAATTAGCATCGCTAATTTTTTTATATTAAAATTAATACAATGAAAAAAGTAAAAATCGGAGTGGTTGCTGAATACAACCCCTTTCACAATGGACACATTTATCAATTAAATTGAATTAAAAAACAATTCCCAAATTCCAGAATCTATGTCGCTATGTCTTATAGATACTCTCAAAGAGGCGAATTTATTTGTATGTCATGAAACAAGCGTAAAAAATACGCAAAAAAATACGGTGCGAATAAATTTATAAAACTAAAAATGAATATTTCTTCTCAAGCAGCCCACATTTTTGCTAGAGAAAGTGTTTTAAAATTAGCCAAAAAAGGAATAAATTATCTTGTGTTTGGGAGCGAAATTGGAGATGCTACTTATCTAGTAAACATTGCTACAATTTTAAAAAATAATAATGCCCAGTACAATCAATTAGTCAAAAAATATTTAAAACAAAAGGGATTAAGTTTTCCAAGAGCCACAAATTTAGCACTTCAAGAATTAACTAATGAAGATATTTCAATGCCCAATGATATATTAGGAATCGAATACATCAAGACAATTGTAAATGAAAATTTAAATATCGTTCCTATAGCGCTTAAAAGAACTATTGATTTTCATGCTCAAGAAACCGTTAATAATTTTGCAAGCGCAACCAAACTCAGAGAAATGATTAAATCAAAACAAGATATTTCTAAATATACACCTGTGAAAATAAGCGATATTAAATTTAAAGATATTGCCTCTACTTATCAAAGATTTCAAAAAATTATTAGCAAGACTCCAGCAAAAGAAATCGCAAAATATAAAATGATTTCTGAAGGAATGGAAAATCTTTTTAAAAAACAAATAAATTCGCCTGATTACGAATCGTTTATAAAAAATTGTACAAGTAAAAGATATACTTCTGCTCGCATTAAACGTGCTTATTTATTTGTTTTACATAAAATTAAAAAATAAAAACCTCGATTACTTTTTCGAGGTTTTTATATTTGTTTTACTAAAATTTTATTTTCTTTTGGTTCTAAATATGTGGTTTTTACAATTCTTGTTGTGGTACTATGAGCATTTGAAACTCTGCGAAATTCAGGAAGAGAGATGTGATCATTGTATTTGATTTCATTTTCTTCAATAATGTTATTTTTATTATCGTCAATTCAAAAGTAAATACTATCTCCATCATGTAACTTTACATAATCTTCTGTTATATATGGATAATAAACTTCTTTTGGATTTGGATAAATTCTACTTTGAAGTTGCTTTTGTCTTTCTTGATCGTTTAACATAATTGCACCGGTATCAAACTCGCTTTTTCCAAAGAAATTAAATGTATCTTGATATTGGAATTTTGTACTTTGTAGTATTTTATTATCTTTTGAAACGATTACAAAACCACTATATTTTTTATTAGGTAAATAACCGCTGAATTTAACATATTCTTTGGCCACATCATCGGTTCAGATACTTTCATGTAATTTTGTATTATCATCAATTTTATCATTTCATTTTCATTGAATTTTAGGAAAAATCTGAGCTATTGCTTTTCCATAACCCATTGTATCAAGGAACAATTCATAAAATTTAGAACTTCTATTATTTTTGAATTCGTCTTTGAGAGTGTAAATGCTTGATGAATCAAAGTTATCATCTCCTGTTACAGTACCTTTATAGTTAAACGCAAAAACATTATCAGGAAAGGCTAAATATTCATTAATGTCAAAACCTCTATTTGTATATGCGGTTGCTGAATTTAATAAATAAGTTCGCATTCAATCATTTCCAGCTCCATAAGTTGATAATGTATAACCTTGTTTAGAAACAACCGAATTACCAAATCATCCAAAATAAGATGTTGAATTTGAACTTTCTGGATAAATTCCATCATTAAGAGGATAATAATTTTCAAAAGCAAATTTAGTGTATTCTCGAGCTACTAATTCAGTTAAAGAAAAAATATATTGAAGAGATTTAGGATTAATAACAAATGTGCCATCACTTGTGTACCAAAATTCTTTTTTATCATCAAAATGAAATTTGTCAACATTGGTATTTGCGTATTCTCAAAGCTCATTTGGAGAAAAATAGTTATGCAACAATTTGCTCTTTGCAATATCGCTTAATAAGTCGTAATTAGAATTTCCTGTTAAATCTGCTTTAATATTAATATTTCAATTTAATAAGTTTTTGAATTCTTTGCTAAAGTAACCATTTCAAAGTTGGGTTTCGTTTAATTCTCCTTCTTCGCTAGCTCCATGATAGATAATTTTTTCATTTCCAAAATCATTCTTATTGTTGTTAAACGGATCAATTATCAATGCTGTTTGAGCATAAGTATTGGCTCAATGGTGAATGTACTCGTGAAAAAGAGTTCCCATCAGAGAAGACATAATTGAATAAAGACTAATATTTTTTTCTAAAAATGCAAATCCATTTAAATAGATATTTTTACTTTGTGGAATATATGCTCCATTAGC contains:
- a CDS encoding MYPU_1760 family metalloprotease, with product MKKTFKKYFGLFAILSSLATLTSSCDFFDLNSQQNPTPVHKTFDAVDLSSVKINKNYQNFDDSSISPHRVVQITDSELLIVNGPNLSKEQKNKILSAVNSTDKDFLLVKEKQDSEKRFYLEYIDPYTKIIFRDYAYFVDGNNNKRYLLGKNALVKFAQEFKRKVPFGPEVFYLEAININDFNVIPKSANGAYIPQSKNIYLNGFAFLEKNISLYSIMSSLMGTLFHEYIHHWANTYAQTALIIDPFNNNKNDFGNEKIIYHGASEEGELNETQLWNGYFSKEFKNLLNWNINIKADLTGNSNYDLLSDIAKSKLLHNYFSPNELWEYANTNVDKFHFDDKKEFWYTSDGTFVINPKSLQYIFSLTELVAREYTKFAFENYYPLNDGIYPESSNSTSYFGWFGNSVVSKQGYTLSTYGAGNDWMRTYLLNSATAYTNRGFDINEYLAFPDNVFAFNYKGTVTGDDNFDSSSIYTLKDEFKNNRSSKFYELFLDTMGYGKAIAQIFPKIQWKWNDKIDDNTKLHESIWTDDVAKEYVKFSGYLPNKKYSGFVIVSKDNKILQSTKFQYQDTFNFFGKSEFDTGAIMLNDQERQKQLQSRIYPNPKEVYYPYITEDYVKLHDGDSIYFWIDDNKNNIIEENEIKYNDHISLPEFRRVSNAHSTTTRIVKTTYLEPKENKILVKQI
- the asnS gene encoding asparagine--tRNA ligase gives rise to the protein MFSVKKVLQKPNYFHARSYTLKGWVTSNRGNKKVRFISVNDGTTIKSMQVVFKGDQFDFELLDKLKSGSGLVVEGILKETPQAQQPIELEATKLVEYSIAHEDYPIQNQEMKLETLRDLPHVRHRTNLLRAIMLVRSTLAHEVHRYFMQREFYYMNSPIITSNDGEGAGETFVVNDGEKEPFFGKDKKATLGVTGQLHGESAALGMNKIYTFAPTFRAEKSNTKRHLAEFWMIEPEVAFYDLNQDIALADDLLKVVIRNTMFKNKDELQYLNDTLDNSLLDRLNEFVNTPLKIVEYTQAIEDLAKVKDIFENKDIKFGLDLATEHEKYLTEVVYKAPIAVINFPKEFKAFYMKQNEDGKTVASFDLLVPGVGELVGGSQRENDVNKLLQRIKELGIDQDDLKWYLDLRRFGNTGSAGFGIGFERLVMYVTGTENIRDVIPYPRTAGNIRM
- a CDS encoding nucleotidyltransferase, whose protein sequence is MKKVKIGVVAEYNPFHNGHIYQLNWIKKQFPNSRIYVAMSYRYSQRGEFICMSWNKRKKYAKKYGANKFIKLKMNISSQAAHIFARESVLKLAKKGINYLVFGSEIGDATYLVNIATILKNNNAQYNQLVKKYLKQKGLSFPRATNLALQELTNEDISMPNDILGIEYIKTIVNENLNIVPIALKRTIDFHAQETVNNFASATKLREMIKSKQDISKYTPVKISDIKFKDIASTYQRFQKIISKTPAKEIAKYKMISEGMENLFKKQINSPDYESFIKNCTSKRYTSARIKRAYLFVLHKIKK